A single Kryptolebias marmoratus isolate JLee-2015 linkage group LG16, ASM164957v2, whole genome shotgun sequence DNA region contains:
- the tnfaip8l2b gene encoding tumor necrosis factor, alpha-induced protein 8-like protein 2 B, translating to MDVFSSKDMALKAQKKILSSMASRSSVQMFIDDTTSEILDELYRVSKEYTGSKAAAQKVIKNLIKIAVKIGVLYRNNRFTEEELKVAQDFKKKLHQGAMTAISFHEVDFTFDKAVMSELLTSCRDLLLKLVNTHLTAKSHDRISHVFNHYSDPQLLTKLYDPDGPYKANLTKICTGLNKLLEDGTI from the exons ATGGATGTATTCAGCTCCAAGGACATGGCCTTAAAGGCCCAGAAGAAGATCCTCAGCAGCATGGCCAGCAGAAGCTCTGTGCAAATGTTCATAGACGACACCACTAGTGAGATTCTGGATGAACTGTATCGGGTCTCCAAAGAGTACACAGGAAGTAAAGCTGCGGCTCAGAAAGTCATCAAAAACCTGATCAAGATTGCAGTGAAGATTGGCGTGCTGTACAGAAACAACCGTTTCACAGAAGAGGAACTGAAAGTAGCTCAAGACTTTAAGAAAAAGCTTCATCAAGGGGCAATGACGGCCATCAGCTTCCACGAG GTGGACTTCACCTTCGACAAGGCAGTGATGTCGGAGCTTTTGACCAGCTGCAGGGATCTGTTGTTGAAGCTGGTCAACACCCACCTCACGGCTAAATCTCACGATCGCATCAGTCACGTCTTCAACCATTACTCAGACCCTCAGCTTCTCACCAAACTCTATGACCCCGACGGCCCCTACAAAGCCAACCTCACCAAAATCTGTACGGGACTCAACAAACTGTTAGAGGATGGGACAATATGA
- the lysmd1 gene encoding lysM and putative peptidoglycan-binding domain-containing protein 1 encodes MSGGRAPLPSGGGGGLSRGSRTRSYGSLTRTSRSPARHRFIEHAVQPGETLQGLAVKYGASMEQIKRANRLYTNDSIFLKKSLSIPVPSDLDDCRNGLNLSEGDGGGGDTDGASAQNGHAENLSEKKQADGREMTPDPTPVDFLKRMDDLISQSKQAAARGCQDAENRVTALEAACSSETSGWRPLTRSQSVISSSVHMAVPLTITKLTKLKDREDEIFEL; translated from the exons ATGTCCGGAGGGCGAGCGCCGTTGCCGTCTGGGGGAGGAGGCGGCCTCTCCCGCGGAAGCAGGACGCGGTCTTACGGCAGCCTGACACGAACCTCGCGCTCCCCGGCCCGCCACAGGTTCATTGAACACGCGGTTCAGCCAGGAGAAACACTGCAGGGCCTGGCCGTCAAATATGGAGCGTCT ATGGAGCAAATCAAAAGAGCTAACCGACTGTACACCAACGACTCGATATTCCTGAAGAAGTCTTTGTCAATCCCAGTGCCGTCAGATTTGGACGACTGCAGAAACGGCTTGAATTTATCTGAAGGAGACGGTGGGGGCGGGGACACGGACGGTGCTTCTGCTCAGAATGGACACGCAGAGAACCTCTCTGAGAAAAAGCAAGCAGATGGAAGAGAAATGACACCAGACCCTACCCCTGTGGACTTTTTGAAGAGGATGGATGACTTGATCAGCCAATCTAAGCAGGCAGCAGCCAGAGGATGTCAGGACGCAGAGAACAG GGTTACGGCCTTAGAAGCAGCTTGCTCCAGCGAGACTTCAGGCTGGCGTCCGCTCACAAGATCGCAAAGCGTCATTTCATCTTCCGTGCACATGGCTGTACCCCTCACTATTACCAAACTCACCAAATTGAAAGACAGGGAGGATGAAATCTTTGAACTGTGA
- the scnm1 gene encoding sodium channel modifier 1 isoform X1, giving the protein MSFKREGNDKSQLNILKKRRVADLLSSFIPEDEATLMKNGRYSCLVCSYRPVFDTVDMLTVHRKGKKHLEGLKAFYGKKAKLKTEITKRQHENYVQAEDRQEPSGSAPLLEQTRRLTHHALLKTVPYNSCHRKTSTKPERKAAAASSDPAGNTCNKTPPGCLKNEASNHFPTSSSSDVMTVADESSSTTDQTGSKSAETQSAEPLTAQRRMELEHYLKLKSDGWVRDPTGRWVKDENVEFDSDEEEPASLPPLSTNP; this is encoded by the exons ATGTCTTTTAAACGAGAGGGGAATGACAAGAGTCAACTCAATATTCTTAAG aaacGGCGTGTGGCAGACCTTCTGTCCAGTTTTATTCCGGAAGATGAAGCCACTCTAATGAAAAATGGAAG ATACTCCTGCCTTGTGTGCTCCTACCGTCCTGTGTTTGATACAGTCGATATGCTGACAGTCCACAGAAAGGGAAAGAAGCATCTAGAAG gattAAAAGCATTCTAtggcaaaaaagcaaaactgaagaCTGAAATAACGAAAAGGCAGCATGAAAACTACGTCCAGGCTGAAGACAGACAG GAGCCCTCCGGTTCAGCCCCTTTACTGGAACAAACCCGGAGACTCACTCATCACGCTCTACTAAAGACCGTCCCGTACAACAGCTGTCACAGGAAAACCAG cacaaaacctgaaagaaaagcagctgctgccaGCTCTGATCCTGCTGGAAACACGTGCAACAAAACACCACCTGGATGCTTGAAAAATGAAGCTTCAAATCATTTTCCAACCAGCAGTTCTAGTGACGTCATGACAG TCGCCGACGAGTCGTCATCAACAACAGACCAAACGGGATCAAAGTCTGCGGAGACACAATCAGCAGAGCCTCTAACAGCCCAGAGGAGGATGGAGCTGGAGCACTATCTCAAACTGAAAAG tgatGGATGGGTGCGAGACCCGACCGGCCGATGGGTTAAGGATGAGAACGTGGAGTTTGATTCAGATGAGGAGGAGCCTGCTTCACTTCCACCGCTGTCTACAAATCCCTGA
- the tmod4 gene encoding tropomodulin-4, translating into MSDPRDIDEDAILRGLSAQELDQLEYELQEMDPENAMLPAGMRQRDQTKKSPTGPFDRDALVQYLEKEALESEDREDLVPFTGEKKGKAFIAKKREIPQHEQITLEPELEEALKNATDAEMCDIAAILGMYTLMSNKQYYDALGTTGTIANTEGINSVVKPDPFKYFPEEPPNPTNVEETLERILNNDSSLTEVNLNNIKDIPIPTLKEIFEAMKGNSHVEVLSIAATRSNDPVAHACAEMLQENTSLQSLNIESNFITSDGMMAIIKAMANNATLVELKIDNQRQKLGDSVEMEIATMLENNSSILKFGYHFDQQGPRARAAMAITRNNDMIRQQRLR; encoded by the exons ATGTCAGACCCCAGGGACATCGACGAGGATGCCATCCTCAGGGGCCTCAGCGCCCAGGAGCTGGACCAGCTGGAGTATGAGCTGCAGGAGATGGACCCAGAG AATGCCATGCTGCCAGCTGGGATGCGGCAGCGTGACCAGACGAAGAAGAGCCCGACGGGGCCCTTTGACCGCGACGCCCTGGTGCAGTACCTGGAGAAGGAGGCTCTGGAGAGCGAGGACAGGGAGGACCTGGTGCCCTTCACCGGGGAGAAGAAAG GAAAGGCATTTATAGCAAAGAAAAGAGAGATCCCTCAGCACGAGCAGATAACCTTGGAGCCGGAGCTGGAGGAGGCTCTGAAAAACGCCACTGATGCAGAGATGTGTGACATCGCAG CCATCCTCGGAATGTACACGCTAATGAGCAACAAGCAGTACTACGATGCACTGGGCACCACAGGCACAATCGCCAACACAGAAGGCATCAACA GTGTTGTGAAACCAGATCCATTCAAGTACTTCCCTGAGGAGCCTCCAAACCCCACGAATGTGGAGGAGACCCTGGAGAGAATCCTGAACAACGACAGCTCCCTGACTGAGGTCAACCTTAACAACATCAAG GACATTCCCATCCCAACACTGAAAGAGATTTTCGAGGCAATGAAGGGAAACTCTCACGTTGAAGTTTTAAGCATTGCTGCGACGCGTAGCAACGACCCTGTGGCCCAT GCATGTGCTGAGATGCTACAGGAGAACACCAGCTTGCAGAGTCTTAATATTGAATCGAACTTCATCACTTCAGACGGCATGATGGCCATCATCAAAGCCATGGCCAACAACGCCACACTGGTGGAGCTTAAGATAGACAACCAG AGGCAGAAGCTTGGTGACTCCGTTGAAATGGAGATCGCTACCATGTTGGAGAACAATTCCAGCATCCTCAAGTTTGGCTACCACTTTGACCAGCAAGGTCCTCGTGCCAGAGCCGCCATGGCCATCACAAGAAACAATGACATGA TTCGCCAACAGAGGCTGAGATGA
- the scnm1 gene encoding sodium channel modifier 1 isoform X2: protein MKNGRYSCLVCSYRPVFDTVDMLTVHRKGKKHLEGLKAFYGKKAKLKTEITKRQHENYVQAEDRQEPSGSAPLLEQTRRLTHHALLKTVPYNSCHRKTSTKPERKAAAASSDPAGNTCNKTPPGCLKNEASNHFPTSSSSDVMTVADESSSTTDQTGSKSAETQSAEPLTAQRRMELEHYLKLKSDGWVRDPTGRWVKDENVEFDSDEEEPASLPPLSTNP from the exons ATGAAAAATGGAAG ATACTCCTGCCTTGTGTGCTCCTACCGTCCTGTGTTTGATACAGTCGATATGCTGACAGTCCACAGAAAGGGAAAGAAGCATCTAGAAG gattAAAAGCATTCTAtggcaaaaaagcaaaactgaagaCTGAAATAACGAAAAGGCAGCATGAAAACTACGTCCAGGCTGAAGACAGACAG GAGCCCTCCGGTTCAGCCCCTTTACTGGAACAAACCCGGAGACTCACTCATCACGCTCTACTAAAGACCGTCCCGTACAACAGCTGTCACAGGAAAACCAG cacaaaacctgaaagaaaagcagctgctgccaGCTCTGATCCTGCTGGAAACACGTGCAACAAAACACCACCTGGATGCTTGAAAAATGAAGCTTCAAATCATTTTCCAACCAGCAGTTCTAGTGACGTCATGACAG TCGCCGACGAGTCGTCATCAACAACAGACCAAACGGGATCAAAGTCTGCGGAGACACAATCAGCAGAGCCTCTAACAGCCCAGAGGAGGATGGAGCTGGAGCACTATCTCAAACTGAAAAG tgatGGATGGGTGCGAGACCCGACCGGCCGATGGGTTAAGGATGAGAACGTGGAGTTTGATTCAGATGAGGAGGAGCCTGCTTCACTTCCACCGCTGTCTACAAATCCCTGA